AAGACAATCATTTTTTTCAATCTTTTCATAAAGATTTGTCCTTTCATTTGTTCAATACTGGATAAGTGCACCTAGTCCAGATAATAAACAAATTTAATTTAATTTATAATTTCATGACCTTTTTTATGTTTCAAATAAACTGGAATCCCATTATCCCCGCATTTATGGTTATAAAAAACCGTTTGGTTTTTGTATACTTGGGAATTTATCTTCCTCAAGTGTAAATACGAAGGGTAATTTATGGGGGAAAATTATCCTGCATTTTAGTTAACACACTCCTACACACCTCCCCGCTATCGCGGTACTCCTCTTCCCGCTTTCTTCGGGATAAACAAGAGGAGATTTAATAGGTGCCCTTTTAACAAGGGTTTTTTGGAGCATTTATAAACATAAATGCGGGGAATAAAGCTTGTTCATTTAAAACGATCACGCACCTCCGTAGAGGATTTCTAGTAAAACTTCCATGTAGTTGGAATCGACCTGATTTCACTACCTCTGAATTATATTGCTATAATGCAGATTTAACTAAACACTTCTTAGAGCTATACCTGGTAGACCTTGAAGGTCTACCAAAGACCTTCAAGGTCCTTGCGTTAACTCAATGTTCAATTAATTCAGCACTAATTTTATCCCTGTCATTCCAAACTTGATTTGGAATCCAGAAATACCACAAACACCTTGTTTTAATAAAATACTTTTTCTAGATCCTGAATTCCCGCTTTCTTCGGGACAGGCAAGTTCAGGGCCTGTCCTCAGCTTGATTGGGGAATGACAATTGATGAAGTAATGGGGATTACCTATATTACAATGTTCCATATTATTTGTTGCATGTTTTGTGCTACGTGTTTTGTGTTTTTATTCTTCTGTCGAAGTTGCACTTTCTTCCTCAACAACAACAACTTCTTCTATTATTCCCTTGACTTCTCCGTCCTCAATTTCTTGATCAAAACTATCTGATACTTCACTAAGCTTTTCTAGACTTCCATCAAAATCATCACTCTCTAGCAAGTCTCTCACTTCATTTAAGATGTCTTGTGAACCATCTTCTTCTATTACTTCTTTCGCTTCTACACTTGAAGTAGCTACTTCTTCTTCTGTTTCAATAACTTCAATTGTAGTTGTACTCTCTACTTCTTCAATTACAACAGTTTCTTCATCTTCTTTAACCTCTTCAACGATAGGTACTATTTCCGGCTCTATTCCTCCAATAGAAAGACCTTCATCACCTTTGCCCAAGTTGGCGGTAAATAGATTTTCTTCTGCTGGCTCTACTATATTTTTATTTTCTTCTTGGCCCAGGCCACCCTCTCCAGTCTCCCTGTTCACCTTGTCTTTCAAGGCTATTTTTTCTATCCTTGTTTTAACATTTGAAATTTCTTTCTTAAAATCACCTGTCAATCTTTCAACTATCTCTTTTTTTTCTTCATCTGTTTTCTCATCTGACATCACTTGAGATATTTCCCTTGCTCTATTTTCTGCAAAAACAACATTTAGCTGGGCTTTTTTCTTTTCACTAAAAGTGAAAGTTAGCTGAGTTTTTTCTGAAATCTTTTTTGCAATATAGAGTGAATCTCCAGGGGTAGTATCACGAGAAGCATTAATGCTCATAACTCCGCCTCCTAAGACTGACAACACAATTAAAGAAGTTAAAATAACGGGCTGTCCCATGTTCTTAACAATGCTATTATAAAAAGTATCTGAATAAATCTTAAAAGTATTTAGCAATTTTGCAAAAGAAAAACCAGACTCAGGTGCTGAGCTGGAATTCATAATTTGATTAAACAAAACTTCCCTGTTCTCCTTTTTCCAGGTTGGGTCAGCTTGAATATCTTTATAACTATTTAGTTTTTTTAACAAATCTTTTTCTGTCATGTATTTAGTTAAAAGTATAAAGTTAAAAGTAGAAAGTTAAATTTAGAATTTCTGGATTTACCCGAGGGGGCACACTGCCCATCTTCGAGAGAATGACTAGGTTTTTATTTTTCCTCAGACATTATATCGCTGAGTGCTTTCAGTGCTCTATGAGTTAGTACTCTAACATTACCTTTCGACTTACCAAGTAGTTCAGCAATCTCGTCTATACTCATCTCGTTTATATATCTCATTAAAATAATTTCTCTATATTCGTCTTTCAATTCTTGAAGTTTTAATTGAACTAATTCAATATCATTTTGAATTTGAAAATTTTCCTCAACGTTTTGGCTTTCATCAATTGCATCAAAACCATTTTCTACATCATCGATTGAAAGATTCGCCTGACTACTTTTCTTTCGATAATGATCAATAATTGTTGTTCGAGCAATTTTGTAAAGAAGAGCTTTGAGAGTTTTTTCAACTAGCTTTTCTGTTTCTTGAATATAATTCCAAGTCTTTAAAAAAACAGCAGAAGTAATATCTTCGGCCTCTTCTTTATTCCCAACTTTAAAAAAAACAAAACGATATATTTGATCAACGTACAGATCGTATGCTTCAACAAATGCTTCTTTATTATCGTTTTTTAATCTAGATAAAAGAGATTGATCTTTTATATTAAATAGATTCATTTAATAATACGTGTTAACACCAAAAGTGTTACAGTTAATGTTTTTTTTAAATCTTAATCACCAGTCCACCCAAAGGAGAACAGGCAAACCTAAAGATAACAATAAACAAAAAAAAGGACTAATTCAAGCCACTTTTCAATTTAATTTTACTGATATTCTTTTTTATAATTTAGCACATATAAGAGCGGTAAGCAAGAGGAAAACAAGGGACACATAGCACACAACACAAAACATATAACATGAAACAAATAGCATGGAGGATGTGAAAAATATTGATGTTTAAATTTGTCTTACAAAAATATATATTTAATTAATTTGTTGCAATTATATTTTAAAGTAATTGAATAATACCCCTTCATTGTTTTATGCTACATGTTTTGTGTTGTGTGTTACATGCTGGAGGTATTGATTTATTTATGAATGTGTGTAA
The genomic region above belongs to Patescibacteria group bacterium and contains:
- a CDS encoding RNA polymerase sigma factor; this encodes MNLFNIKDQSLLSRLKNDNKEAFVEAYDLYVDQIYRFVFFKVGNKEEAEDITSAVFLKTWNYIQETEKLVEKTLKALLYKIARTTIIDHYRKKSSQANLSIDDVENGFDAIDESQNVEENFQIQNDIELVQLKLQELKDEYREIILMRYINEMSIDEIAELLGKSKGNVRVLTHRALKALSDIMSEEK
- a CDS encoding DUF5667 domain-containing protein is translated as MTEKDLLKKLNSYKDIQADPTWKKENREVLFNQIMNSSSAPESGFSFAKLLNTFKIYSDTFYNSIVKNMGQPVILTSLIVLSVLGGGVMSINASRDTTPGDSLYIAKKISEKTQLTFTFSEKKKAQLNVVFAENRAREISQVMSDEKTDEEKKEIVERLTGDFKKEISNVKTRIEKIALKDKVNRETGEGGLGQEENKNIVEPAEENLFTANLGKGDEGLSIGGIEPEIVPIVEEVKEDEETVVIEEVESTTTIEVIETEEEVATSSVEAKEVIEEDGSQDILNEVRDLLESDDFDGSLEKLSEVSDSFDQEIEDGEVKGIIEEVVVVEEESATSTEE